A stretch of Endozoicomonas sp. SCSIO W0465 DNA encodes these proteins:
- a CDS encoding 6-phospho-beta-glucosidase yields the protein MKNLKLTIIGGGSSYTPELVDGIIRRIRELPVTEICLVDIEDGERKVNIIADLTRRMIEKAGLDIHVWATLNRRDGIKDAQFVMSQFRVGGLAARARDERIPLRYNVIGQETTGPGGFAKALRTIPVILEICRDIEEVAPNAWLINFTNPAGMVTEAVIKHTRVKVMGLCNVPINMHYSIARMLGVKPEEASLDFAGLNHMVWVHKVSVAGADKTREVLKLLGDGASLNMNNITEEPWDQSFLKALGVVPCPYHRYFYLKEAMLADELKAAESGGTRAEQVMKIEEELFELYADPDLDHKPSQLEKRGGAYYSEVSLDLVDAIWNNKKTMNVVNTRNNGAINGLPEDAVVEINAMVDADGAHAISFGTMPTHLNGLLQQVKAYETLAIDAAVYGDYDKALMAMALNPLVPDLATGKKILDDIIAENRDFLPQFADLV from the coding sequence ATGAAAAATCTTAAGCTGACGATTATTGGCGGTGGCAGTAGCTACACACCGGAGCTGGTTGATGGCATTATCCGCCGTATCCGTGAGCTGCCCGTTACCGAAATCTGCCTGGTTGACATTGAAGACGGCGAACGCAAAGTGAACATCATCGCTGATCTGACCAGACGCATGATTGAAAAAGCAGGTCTTGATATTCACGTGTGGGCAACGCTGAACCGTCGCGACGGTATCAAGGATGCCCAGTTCGTTATGTCCCAGTTCCGTGTGGGTGGTCTGGCAGCCCGTGCCCGCGATGAGCGTATCCCCCTGCGATACAATGTCATCGGCCAGGAAACCACCGGGCCTGGTGGTTTTGCCAAAGCGCTGCGTACTATCCCTGTTATTCTCGAGATCTGTCGTGATATTGAAGAAGTTGCCCCAAACGCCTGGCTGATCAACTTTACCAACCCGGCCGGCATGGTAACTGAAGCCGTTATCAAGCACACCAGGGTAAAAGTGATGGGTCTGTGTAACGTCCCCATCAATATGCACTATTCCATTGCCCGCATGCTGGGTGTTAAGCCGGAAGAAGCTTCCCTGGATTTTGCCGGCCTGAACCATATGGTGTGGGTTCACAAGGTTTCCGTTGCCGGTGCAGACAAAACCCGGGAAGTCCTCAAACTGCTGGGTGATGGCGCCAGCCTGAACATGAACAACATTACCGAAGAGCCATGGGATCAGTCGTTCCTGAAGGCCCTTGGTGTGGTTCCCTGCCCTTATCACCGCTACTTCTATCTGAAAGAGGCGATGCTGGCTGATGAACTCAAAGCAGCAGAGTCTGGTGGTACCCGAGCAGAACAGGTGATGAAAATCGAAGAAGAGCTGTTTGAACTGTACGCTGATCCTGATCTGGACCATAAACCAAGCCAGCTTGAAAAGCGTGGCGGCGCTTACTATTCAGAAGTTTCCCTGGATCTGGTGGATGCTATCTGGAACAACAAAAAAACGATGAATGTCGTTAATACCCGTAACAATGGCGCCATTAATGGCTTGCCAGAGGATGCTGTGGTGGAAATCAATGCCATGGTGGACGCCGACGGTGCTCATGCCATCTCTTTTGGTACTATGCCTACCCATCTGAACGGCCTGCTCCAGCAGGTCAAGGCTTACGAGACTCTGGCTATTGATGCCGCTGTTTACGGTGATTACGACAAGGCCCTGATGGCCATGGCACTGAACCCGCTGGTTCCGGATCTGGCCACTGGTAAGAAGATTCTTGATGATATCATCGCCGAGAATCGCGATTTCCTGCCACAATTTGCCGACCTCGTTTAA
- the chbG gene encoding chitin disaccharide deacetylase has protein sequence MKLIVNADDFGLTRGVNLGIIEAFQQGIVRSTTLMVGMPAERHGAELARLNPGLKVGIHLRLTAGTPMADHVPTLLDQAGQLQNQSQFWDNQLMSPEDIEHELRAQIEHFLSLGIELSHMDGHHHCHRHALVAPIARKLAAEYKVALRPENEMTQYRGKSLGFSDKFYGDSLTGEHLLKIVRQYLGRVQVLELMAHPALIDEPLWEASGYATARARELAILTNPSLPEALGGMGVTISDYSCLQD, from the coding sequence ATGAAACTGATCGTCAATGCCGATGATTTCGGCCTGACCCGGGGTGTCAACCTGGGCATCATCGAAGCTTTTCAACAAGGTATTGTCCGCTCCACCACTTTAATGGTGGGCATGCCTGCAGAGCGCCATGGGGCTGAACTGGCCAGACTCAATCCGGGATTGAAAGTGGGTATCCATCTGCGTCTGACCGCTGGTACACCCATGGCTGACCATGTTCCTACCCTGCTTGATCAGGCTGGGCAGTTACAAAATCAGAGCCAGTTCTGGGACAATCAGTTAATGAGCCCGGAAGACATCGAACATGAACTGCGCGCACAGATTGAACATTTCCTGAGCCTTGGTATTGAACTCAGCCATATGGATGGTCACCACCACTGCCATCGCCATGCACTGGTCGCCCCTATCGCCAGAAAGCTGGCTGCAGAGTACAAGGTTGCACTTCGCCCTGAAAATGAAATGACCCAATACCGGGGCAAAAGCCTGGGCTTTTCAGACAAGTTTTACGGTGACAGCCTGACCGGTGAACATCTCCTCAAGATCGTTCGCCAATACCTGGGCAGAGTACAGGTGCTGGAGCTGATGGCACATCCGGCACTGATCGATGAACCTCTGTGGGAAGCCAGCGGTTATGCAACCGCCAGAGCCCGTGAACTGGCCATTCTGACCAATCCATCATTGCCTGAAGCCCTGGGTGGTATGGGTGTTACCATCTCCGATTACAGTTGCCTGCAGGATTAA
- a CDS encoding BadF/BadG/BcrA/BcrD ATPase family protein — protein MPSALLMKSPVKKTDHKQPLLLGVDGGGTSCRARITDLDGHILGEGFAGSANPRTGLDPACNAIMQATREAMDKAGLEENDFGRIYAGLGLAGVNQQKEQDLVLGWGFPFAGIFLETDAYAACMGAFSGRDGAILILGTGSCGASLIDGDMKTLGGWGFPISDHGSGAILGLAAVRYALLAREGMKEETPLSQAIMATFDNRPENAVAWQDSALPRDYGSYGPMVVEYLSKGDKLAEQLIRECADDAAMMIRILHQRGANQCALVGGLSEFVMPWLPEDVKAIATLPQGDAMHGALLMAMKLI, from the coding sequence ATGCCATCCGCACTCTTAATGAAAAGCCCGGTAAAAAAAACTGACCACAAACAGCCGCTCCTTCTGGGGGTAGACGGCGGTGGTACTTCATGCCGGGCGCGTATCACCGATCTTGACGGTCATATTCTGGGAGAAGGTTTTGCCGGAAGCGCAAACCCCCGCACCGGGCTTGATCCAGCCTGTAACGCCATCATGCAGGCCACCCGTGAAGCGATGGATAAAGCCGGTCTGGAAGAAAACGACTTTGGACGGATTTATGCCGGTCTTGGTCTGGCCGGTGTCAATCAGCAGAAAGAACAGGATCTTGTCCTTGGCTGGGGCTTTCCGTTTGCCGGTATCTTCCTGGAAACCGATGCCTACGCCGCCTGTATGGGCGCCTTTAGTGGCAGGGACGGAGCAATCCTGATACTGGGCACCGGCTCCTGTGGTGCCAGCCTGATTGATGGTGACATGAAAACACTGGGCGGCTGGGGTTTCCCGATCTCGGATCATGGCAGTGGAGCCATTCTGGGTCTCGCCGCAGTCCGTTATGCCCTGCTGGCCCGGGAAGGTATGAAAGAAGAAACCCCTTTAAGCCAGGCAATCATGGCAACGTTTGACAACCGTCCTGAAAATGCCGTTGCCTGGCAGGACAGTGCTCTGCCGAGAGACTACGGTTCTTATGGACCGATGGTGGTTGAGTATTTAAGTAAGGGCGATAAGCTGGCAGAACAGTTAATTCGTGAGTGCGCTGACGATGCAGCCATGATGATCCGGATACTTCATCAGCGCGGCGCTAACCAGTGTGCATTGGTGGGCGGGCTGAGTGAGTTCGTTATGCCCTGGCTGCCAGAAGATGTTAAAGCCATTGCCACCCTGCCACAGGGTGATGCCATGCACGGTGCACTATTGATGGCAATGAAACTCATCTGA
- the murA gene encoding UDP-N-acetylglucosamine 1-carboxyvinyltransferase translates to MDKLIITGGVRLDGEIRVSGAKNSALPILAATLLADSPVTVCNLPHLHDITTMCELFGCMGVELLVDEKMNVEVHASTIKQLVAPYELVKTMRASILVLGPLLARFGYAEVSLPGGCAIGSRPVDLHIRGLQAMGADIVVEDGYIKASVKDRLKGAHILMDTVTVTGTENILMAAALANGETIIENAAREPEVVDLAECLITMGAKIEGHGTDVIRVQGVERLNGCTYSVLPDRIETGTYLIAAAATGGRVRLKDTQPDILDTILLKLLETGAAVEWCDDWIELDMKGKRPKAIDLKTAPYPAMPTDIQAQFTALNAIAEGTGRITETVFENRFMHVQEMKRMGADVDVEGNTVIIKGVDQLKAAPVMATDLRASASLVIAGLVAEGDTVVERIYHIDRGYECIEEKLQQLGAKIRRVPA, encoded by the coding sequence ATGGATAAACTGATTATCACCGGCGGTGTGCGTCTTGATGGAGAGATTCGGGTCTCCGGCGCCAAAAACTCTGCCCTGCCGATCCTGGCAGCTACCCTGCTGGCAGACTCTCCGGTAACGGTATGTAATCTGCCGCATTTGCATGACATCACCACCATGTGTGAGCTGTTTGGCTGCATGGGAGTTGAGTTGCTGGTGGATGAAAAGATGAACGTTGAAGTTCATGCCAGCACGATAAAGCAGCTCGTAGCGCCCTATGAGCTGGTGAAGACCATGCGCGCCTCTATTCTTGTGCTGGGTCCTCTGCTGGCCAGATTTGGTTATGCTGAAGTTTCCCTGCCCGGTGGCTGCGCTATTGGTAGCCGCCCGGTTGACCTGCACATCCGTGGCTTGCAGGCCATGGGTGCGGATATTGTGGTTGAAGACGGTTATATCAAAGCCAGTGTCAAAGATCGCCTGAAAGGTGCGCACATATTGATGGACACCGTAACGGTAACCGGTACGGAAAATATCCTGATGGCGGCGGCACTGGCCAACGGTGAAACCATTATTGAAAATGCAGCCCGTGAGCCTGAAGTGGTCGATCTGGCTGAGTGTCTTATTACCATGGGGGCGAAGATCGAAGGCCACGGTACCGATGTGATCCGTGTGCAGGGGGTGGAGCGTCTTAATGGCTGCACCTACTCGGTATTGCCAGACCGTATTGAAACCGGCACTTACCTGATTGCTGCTGCGGCAACCGGTGGTCGGGTTCGCCTGAAAGACACCCAACCTGACATTCTTGATACGATTTTGCTCAAGCTCCTGGAAACCGGTGCTGCGGTAGAATGGTGTGATGACTGGATTGAACTGGATATGAAGGGCAAGCGTCCCAAGGCAATTGACCTGAAAACGGCACCTTATCCAGCGATGCCGACCGATATTCAGGCTCAGTTCACCGCACTGAATGCCATTGCTGAAGGCACGGGTCGGATCACCGAAACCGTGTTTGAAAATCGCTTCATGCATGTTCAGGAAATGAAGCGCATGGGCGCAGACGTTGATGTAGAAGGTAACACGGTAATCATCAAAGGGGTTGATCAGCTCAAGGCAGCTCCTGTTATGGCAACCGACCTGCGGGCTTCAGCCAGTCTGGTGATAGCCGGTCTGGTCGCTGAAGGTGATACCGTTGTAGAGCGTATCTACCATATTGACCGCGGCTACGAGTGTATTGAAGAAAAGCTTCAGCAACTGGGTGCCAAAATTCGTCGTGTTCCTGCCTGA
- a CDS encoding BolA family protein, producing MQADEVKALLETEIAGSQVIVEGEGCDFRLTVISDQFEAKRPVQRQQMIYSHLNPFITSGAIHAVTIVALTTAERARQLDNQD from the coding sequence ATGCAAGCCGACGAGGTCAAGGCGCTTCTGGAAACGGAGATTGCGGGCTCACAAGTGATTGTTGAGGGCGAGGGGTGTGACTTTCGTCTGACCGTAATCAGTGACCAGTTCGAAGCAAAGCGACCGGTTCAGCGTCAGCAGATGATCTATTCTCACCTGAATCCATTCATTACCAGTGGTGCAATTCACGCTGTAACGATAGTAGCTTTGACTACCGCCGAGCGTGCCAGGCAACTGGATAATCAGGACTGA
- a CDS encoding transposase, whose translation MSGFPKDQCLDLDVEWPGFKAWPFRLVVRWNDKKQKWVFVVTNLNRVEFTLSDVLQAYRLRWQIELIFKEIKSYSGWHRFNTKSATLVFSLILMSFVVVTLKRYLAHAAQANLCESGSIEEISTHKVMKSGTHLFGNVISSLMNAGKSLVSCIKKLLDFWGNNAKREHPARDGCSGRTRLGLCAVGGA comes from the coding sequence CTGTCTGGCTTCCCCAAAGACCAGTGCCTCGACCTGGATGTAGAATGGCCGGGATTCAAAGCCTGGCCATTCCGCTTGGTTGTCCGCTGGAATGACAAAAAACAGAAGTGGGTTTTCGTTGTGACCAACCTGAACCGGGTGGAGTTCACCTTGAGTGATGTGCTCCAGGCCTATCGTCTACGGTGGCAGATAGAGCTGATTTTCAAAGAGATCAAATCCTATTCAGGGTGGCATCGTTTTAACACCAAATCAGCGACACTGGTGTTTAGCCTGATTCTGATGTCCTTTGTGGTTGTGACGTTGAAAAGGTACCTTGCCCATGCTGCACAGGCGAACCTCTGTGAAAGTGGGAGCATTGAGGAAATCTCGACGCACAAGGTGATGAAAAGTGGGACTCACCTGTTTGGTAATGTGATTTCATCGTTGATGAATGCAGGAAAGTCATTGGTCTCATGCATTAAAAAGCTACTGGACTTCTGGGGAAATAATGCGAAACGAGAACACCCTGCACGGGATGGTTGTTCAGGGCGTACAAGATTAGGCCTTTGTGCGGTGGGTGGGGCTTAA
- a CDS encoding IS66 family transposase: MIPELPATMSAEILLKENAELRMRVACLEERCRELEEKVGKNSQNSSKPPSSDGYQKPCKNSNSPDHSDDLSADKGTDPSDEKPNPKSLRQSSGNKAGGKKGHQGTCLKQVDIPDYIEYLPVKECNKCQASLLDSEPVKYIERQVFEPGRPGEFEVTAHRAEVKICTCGCRNQAEFPEGVTAAAQYGSATQAMAVYLNQYHFLPFKRVSEYFNTLYKMSVSAGTVANFVARTYENLASTEEVIRDALRESSVAGADETGMRAEGSLHWLHVMRDEQWTLYYLSEKRGREAMDTMGILLTFAGVLVHDHWKSYFAYAATHVLCNAHHLRELLGVVDRDSNQLALRLMKLLRLSWHYCKGFKTIGMLQMPSVVCERIEKIYDRLLQRALMKEVVYMEKQREELKRKKVKNTKAYNLFKRLTEFKAETLRFMSDFTIPFDNNGSERDVRMAKLKQKISGCFRSADGGSMFARIRSYLSSARKQGMDIYQSLHRAVRNYCNMPLLSAE; encoded by the coding sequence ATGATTCCAGAACTACCCGCAACTATGTCGGCTGAGATTCTCTTGAAAGAGAATGCAGAGCTGCGGATGAGAGTTGCCTGTCTGGAAGAGCGATGTCGAGAATTGGAAGAAAAGGTTGGCAAGAACAGTCAAAACAGCAGCAAGCCGCCATCGTCTGATGGTTATCAAAAACCTTGTAAAAACAGTAATTCTCCAGATCATTCTGACGACCTTTCCGCAGATAAAGGTACCGATCCATCGGATGAAAAACCCAATCCTAAAAGTCTGAGACAGTCTTCTGGTAATAAAGCCGGTGGAAAGAAAGGGCATCAGGGCACTTGTCTTAAACAGGTCGATATCCCTGACTATATTGAGTACCTTCCGGTTAAAGAATGCAATAAATGTCAGGCGTCTCTTCTTGATAGTGAGCCGGTCAAATATATTGAACGACAGGTGTTTGAACCAGGGAGACCGGGTGAATTTGAAGTAACGGCCCATAGAGCTGAAGTAAAAATCTGCACTTGTGGTTGTCGGAATCAGGCTGAATTCCCGGAAGGTGTTACCGCTGCCGCACAATATGGCTCAGCCACACAGGCTATGGCCGTCTATCTTAACCAATACCATTTCCTGCCTTTTAAGCGCGTGTCAGAGTATTTTAATACTCTCTATAAAATGAGTGTAAGTGCAGGCACTGTCGCCAATTTTGTGGCCAGAACCTATGAAAATCTGGCTTCTACTGAAGAGGTTATTCGTGACGCCTTGCGGGAATCGTCTGTTGCCGGAGCCGATGAAACGGGTATGCGGGCCGAGGGCTCTTTGCACTGGCTACACGTTATGCGGGATGAACAATGGACGCTCTACTACTTGTCTGAAAAGCGAGGTCGTGAGGCCATGGACACGATGGGCATACTGCTAACATTTGCAGGCGTTCTGGTTCATGATCATTGGAAATCCTATTTTGCATATGCGGCAACTCACGTACTTTGCAATGCCCATCACCTGAGGGAGCTTTTGGGTGTTGTTGATAGGGACAGCAATCAACTGGCGTTGCGATTGATGAAGCTACTGAGGCTTTCCTGGCATTACTGCAAGGGCTTTAAGACCATAGGTATGCTACAGATGCCAAGTGTTGTCTGTGAACGAATCGAGAAGATTTATGACCGGTTGCTTCAGCGGGCTCTAATGAAAGAAGTCGTCTATATGGAGAAGCAACGAGAGGAGCTTAAGCGCAAGAAAGTCAAGAATACTAAAGCTTACAATCTCTTCAAACGACTCACTGAGTTCAAGGCTGAGACACTGCGCTTCATGTCAGATTTTACCATTCCCTTCGATAACAATGGCAGTGAGCGGGATGTTCGAATGGCCAAGTTAAAGCAGAAAATCTCAGGCTGCTTCAGGAGTGCAGACGGTGGTTCTATGTTTGCACGGATTCGCAGCTATTTGTCGTCTGCCAGAAAACAGGGAATGGACATATATCAATCACTTCATAGAGCTGTTCGGAATTACTGTAATATGCCTTTGCTCAGTGCTGAATAG